The genomic region CCACTACGGAGCTCCAGCGGATTGCCTTTCCTGGATTAGTCATCACTGACACTCCGACGCTGTGCCCTTGACGTTGATCAGTTGGGTCTTCCATACGTCTGATGAGCCAGTGGGCTGGTCCATGAGCATGCTGAATTTCTGGAAACTCTTTGAGCTCGCCTTGGTTTGGAGGATCTTTTTGGTCTTGATTTCCTTGCCGTAGAACTTGGACTGATCGCGGCAGAAGGTGACCGATACGCGCTTACCGTCGCCGACGGGGCTGATCTCGGCGTTGTAGTACCTGTCGGTTCCAGTCGCGGTCCACCCACCGGTCACCCAAGCTTGGATCTCGGTCTTTGCGTAGTGGGCGGCATCGGCGCCGGAGTAGAACTTGTATGCAGGGTCGTTCGGATCCTGTGCGTTGATCCCGTGGTCCAGGGCGCGGATGTAGTTCTCCGCGTCAGCGAGTGCAGCGGCGTGCTTCGCGTCCGACGGCTTGTCGAAGTCGAAGTTCAGGTGCAGATCCGCCGGCACGCTGACATCCGGCCTGCCGTCACCGGTCGAAGTGGACGCCGAAGCCGAAGGGCTCTTCGACCCCTCGCCCGCGCCCTTGATCTTGTCCGAGGAGGAGTTGTCGCTACTTCCCCCGCAGGCGGTCAACAGCAGTGCAGCGCCAACAGCGAGTGCGGCGGCGATGGTCGGAGTGCGGCGAGCCACGTGTTCTCCCCCGGGTGTTCGGTGGCCCGATGGTCCGGTGGTTCCGTATCAGGCCGTTCCGTGAACGTACAGAGAGACCGAAACTACCAGCCGGGTGTAAAGGGCAGCAGTGTGCGATTGGGGGATTCCGTGCCATGTGCGGAAGGCGTGACCCTGCCGTGACGGGCCCGTCATGTGGGGGGCGCGTTCGGTGCATGTGTGCGCCGTGGGCTCGCGGTGTGGTGGTGACGTGCGGGGTCTGCGGTGTCACCCGAACCCGCGGCGGCCAAATCGGAAATGCGGCAACAGGCCAGCCATATCGGGCGTGTTGTGGTGGTCGGGCTCTGTCTGTCCTTCGCAACCCTCCGTACCATCTCGGTAGGCTCACCTCACCCCCGAACGCACCGACTTCCGCTCCCGCTCCCTCTCCACAGGACATCCGCCATGGCGCGCACCAATCCCGGTTCGACGGGCCCGACCAATCGGACGCCGCAACCTCTGCCCCGCCGACGTACCGGTGGCGATTTCGTGAAGGCGTTCCTTGCCTTCCTCGCTCTTGCCGTGCTGCTGGTCGGTGTGCCGGGGGCGCTCGCGTACAGCGTGGGGTGGCCGTTGCCGCACAGCATGCCGTCCTTCGACATGGTGCAGCAGCAGATCACGGTCAGCACGTTCCTGAACATCCTGACCGTCGTGGTCTGGCTGGCCTGGGCGCAGTTCACCGCGTGTGTGCTCGTCGAGATCAAGGCGGCCGTCTCCGGGGTGGGGATGCCCTCGCACATTCCCGGTGCGGGGCCGAGCCAGCTGCTGGCCCGTCAGTTGATCGCCGCGCTGCTCCTGGTGAGTGCGACCGCCGCGAGTTTCGCGCCCGGGATCGCGCAGTTCGGGCAGTCGCTGGAGTCGACGCACAAGCCGACCGTGGCCGCCGCGCAGCAGTTGCCCGGTGTCGGGTCCGTTCAGCAGGCGCAGGCCGCGATGGCCTCGCAGGCCGAGGCGCAGGCCGAGCAGGCGCATGCGAAGACCGGGTCGCAGGAGGGGACGAAGTTCTACCGGATCAGTCCGCCCGAGGGGCGTCACCACGACTCGCTCTGGGAGATCGCTCAGCGGCACCTCGGGGACGGCCGCCGGTACAAGGAGATCTACCAGCTCAACAAGGACCGCATGCAGCCCGACGGCACCAAGCTGTCCGAGGCCAGTCTGATCCGGCCCGGCTGGATCATGGAGATGCCGGCCGACGCCCACGGCGGCGAGGTCGTGGAGATGCCCGACCAGGCGCCGAAGGTCTCCGAAGCGGTACAGCACCAGATCAATGAGTACGCCAAGTCCGGCGCCCACCAGGAGAAGCCCGCGCAGCACCAGGGTGGCAGCCGGGGTGAGAACCCGACGGCGCAGATCTCCGTGCCGCAGCAGCGTGTCCCCGACGCCCCCACCGGGGACTCGGGTGCGGTCGCCGAGGCGCCGTCGCAGAGTTCGGATTCCGGGTTCGGGCTGTCGGCGGCGCTCGTCGGTGCCCCGCTGCTCGCCGCCGGTGTGCTCGGCGCGCTGGGCCGTCGCCGCCGGATGGCGCTGTGGCAGTCCGCGATGACGGCGGTCGCCGGGCGGCGCGGCATGGAGCCGCCGGTGCCGACGGGTGACGAAGCCGATGCGCACGACGCGCTGCTGGTGGGCGCGGATCCGGAGGCCGTGCGGTTCCTGGATCTGGCGCTGCGCGGACTCTCCGCGTCGCTGGCGGACGAGAACCGTCAGCTCCCCGTGGTGTACGCGGCCTGGTTCACCGACGGCGATCTGCACCTTCAGCTCGCGCAGCCGTCCGGCACGCCGCCCGCGCCGTGGGAGCAGGGCCAGGACCAGACGTTCTGGCGGCTGGAGCGGTCGGCCGTCTCGGCGTACGAGGGGATCGACCCGGAGACCGCGGCGGCCCCGTACCCCGGGCTGGTCAGTCTCGGTACGCGGGACGACGCGCGGCTGCTGCTGAACCTGGAGGCCGTGCCGGGCGTCGTCGCGCTCAGCGGCCCCGACGACGCGCGCGCCGCCGTGCTGTCCTCGGTCGCCGCCGAACTGGCCACCAACGGCTGGTCGGACCGGATGACCGTCACCGTCGTCGGGTTCGGCGCCGAGTTGAGCCCGCTCGCGCCCACCCGGCTCCGGCACCTCGGCTCGGTCGAGGAACTCGTCGAGATGCTCGGCGCCGAGATCGGGCAGCGCCGTGGCGCGCTGGGCGCGGCGGGGCACGACTCGGTGCTCACCGGGCGTACGGGACCGGCCCAGCAGACCCGTTGGGCCCCGCACCTGGTGCTCGTCGCGCAGGAGCCGACGGCGGAGGAAGCGGCTGCGCTGGCCGAACTGACCACTGATTCAGGGCGGTTGGGAATCGGCTGCCTGATCGGGACCGGATCCGGCAACCAACTGCCGGGTGCCACTTGGGACTTGGAAATCACGGAGGACGGCAGGCTGCTCGCGCCGCTGCTCGGTCTCGAACTCCAGGCGCAGTTGCTGCCGCAGGCCCAGCACGAGGCCGTCGTACGGCTCTTCGCCGACGCGGACCCGGAGGGCGACGGCCCGGAGCCGGCCCGCCCGTTCCTGGTCGACATCACCGAGCAGGGGCGCCCCGCGGTGTACGCCAGGCTGGTCGGCCCGTACGAGATCATCGGCCTCGACACCCCCGACAGCGAACGCAGCGCCCTGCTGCACGAGGCGCTGGCGCTGCTGCTGCTGCACCGGGAGGGCGTGCACCCGCGCGTCCTCGCCTCGGCCATGTGGCCGCGCGGTGTCACCCCGGAGGTGTGCGACGCGCTCATCGAGCGGCTGCGGATGTGGCTGGGTACGGACGAGGACGGCTCGGCCCGGCTCCGTACCGATGACACCGGGCGGCTCACGCTCGCCCCGTCGGTCGTCTCCGACCTGGACGTGCTGCGTTCGCTGCACCACGAGGCGACGGAGGGGCGCGGTACACGGCGGGCGTCGGTGCGCGAGCGGCTGCTCACGGACGCGCTCGGACTGGTGCGGGGGCCGCTGCTCGCGGACCGTACAGAGGGGCGTTACGGCTGGCTGACGCACGAGATCATCGACACCCAGTTGCCGTTGCTGGTGGCCGATGTGGCGCTGGCACTGTCGGCCCACCACCTGGAACAGGACCAGCCGGAGAAGGCGATCGCCGCGCTGGAGGCCGCGGTGGCCGGGTCCTCGGCCGACGAGCGGCTGTGGAACGAGCTGCTGCGGGCGACGCACGCGACCGGCGACATGGACCGGCTGCGGCAGCTCGCGGCGGACCTCGCGGTACGGAGCGGGGCGCGGGGGCTCCCGCCCCGTACGGAGGCGCTGCTGGACGAGCTGCTTCCGGGGTGGCGCGAGGGGGCTGCGGCGGCGGGGTGACGCGTCCGGGGCGGTGCGGGGCGTGCCGTGCGGGGTTTTCGGGGCGCTGCCCCGGACCCCGGTCCTCAATCGCCGGACGGGCTTGAATTGCCGCTGCCGTGGCCCCGTGCAGCGCTGCCGGGCGGGCTGGATTTGGCTGCTGCCGTGGGCCCCGTGCAGCGCCGCCGCACCGCCTGGAACGTGTCGCAAACGCCGCAAAGGGGGCGAGATCTCTCGCCCCGATGCCTGGCGTAGGCTGGATCGGTCGTCAGTAGCCCCTTGGGAAGGACCCGCCCGGTGACCGAGAACGCCGACCTTTCGTCTGTAAATGTCGCAGCCGTCCTCGATCGTGCCGCCGCAGGTGGGCGCATCACCCCCGAGGAAGCGCTCGTCCTGTACCGCGACGCCCCGCTGCACGCGCTGGGCGCCGCCGCCGACGCGGTGCGTCGTCGGCGGTACGCCGGGACCGAGCACATCGCCACGTACATCATCGAGCGCAACATCAACTACACGAACGTCTGCGTG from Streptomyces sp. NBC_01267 harbors:
- a CDS encoding LysM peptidoglycan-binding domain-containing protein; protein product: MARTNPGSTGPTNRTPQPLPRRRTGGDFVKAFLAFLALAVLLVGVPGALAYSVGWPLPHSMPSFDMVQQQITVSTFLNILTVVVWLAWAQFTACVLVEIKAAVSGVGMPSHIPGAGPSQLLARQLIAALLLVSATAASFAPGIAQFGQSLESTHKPTVAAAQQLPGVGSVQQAQAAMASQAEAQAEQAHAKTGSQEGTKFYRISPPEGRHHDSLWEIAQRHLGDGRRYKEIYQLNKDRMQPDGTKLSEASLIRPGWIMEMPADAHGGEVVEMPDQAPKVSEAVQHQINEYAKSGAHQEKPAQHQGGSRGENPTAQISVPQQRVPDAPTGDSGAVAEAPSQSSDSGFGLSAALVGAPLLAAGVLGALGRRRRMALWQSAMTAVAGRRGMEPPVPTGDEADAHDALLVGADPEAVRFLDLALRGLSASLADENRQLPVVYAAWFTDGDLHLQLAQPSGTPPAPWEQGQDQTFWRLERSAVSAYEGIDPETAAAPYPGLVSLGTRDDARLLLNLEAVPGVVALSGPDDARAAVLSSVAAELATNGWSDRMTVTVVGFGAELSPLAPTRLRHLGSVEELVEMLGAEIGQRRGALGAAGHDSVLTGRTGPAQQTRWAPHLVLVAQEPTAEEAAALAELTTDSGRLGIGCLIGTGSGNQLPGATWDLEITEDGRLLAPLLGLELQAQLLPQAQHEAVVRLFADADPEGDGPEPARPFLVDITEQGRPAVYARLVGPYEIIGLDTPDSERSALLHEALALLLLHREGVHPRVLASAMWPRGVTPEVCDALIERLRMWLGTDEDGSARLRTDDTGRLTLAPSVVSDLDVLRSLHHEATEGRGTRRASVRERLLTDALGLVRGPLLADRTEGRYGWLTHEIIDTQLPLLVADVALALSAHHLEQDQPEKAIAALEAAVAGSSADERLWNELLRATHATGDMDRLRQLAADLAVRSGARGLPPRTEALLDELLPGWREGAAAAG